From the Archangium lipolyticum genome, the window GCCGAACACCGACCCCAACGGGCCTCCGCAGATCCTCGCGGGCCAGCAGCGCGTGGAGGGCTTCAACTTCGGCGCGGGCGGCCTCATCCTCGAGCGCTGGCGGCTGATCGCCAACTACACCTTCATGGACTCGGAGATCCGCGAGCACACCAACGAGTACCTGAAGGGCCAGCAGCTGCCGAACACGCCCAAGCACAGCATCTCGCTGTGGACGACCGTGGAGGTCATCGACAAGCTCACGCTCGGCGGCGGCGCCGTCTACCAGGACGTGACGGTCGTCAACAACCCGACCTCCGCCGCGCAGGCCCTCAACAAGGTGCCCAACTTCTGGCGCTTCGATGCCTTCGCCAGCTACGCCGTGGGCCCCGTCCAGCTCCAGCTCAACGTGAACAACCTCACCAATGAGCTGTACTACGCGCAGTACTACAGTGGGCAGGCCGTTCCCGCCGAGACCCGCTCGGCCAGCTTGACCGGTAGGGTGCGCTTCTAACTCCTCGCGGTGAGGACGTTCCCATGATGCTCCACATCCCCAACGTCCTCACCCCCGAGCAGGTGGCCCGCTGCCGCCAGGCCTTCGACCAGGCCTCCTGGGAAGACGGCCGCGTCACCGCGGGCCACCAGTCCGCTCAGGTGAAGCAGAACCTGCAGCTTCCGGAGAACAGCCCCCAGGCCCGGGAGCTCGGGGACATGGTGCTCGCGGGGCTCGAGCGCAGCCCCCTGTTCATCTCGGCCGTGCTGCCCCAGCGGGTGTTTCCCCCGCTCTTCAACCGCTACGACTCGAGCATGTCCTTCGGCTCGCACGTCGACAACGCCATCCGCCCCATCCCCGGCACCCCGCTGCGCATCCGCACCGATGTGTCGGCCACGCTCTTCCTGTCCGACCCGGACAGCTATGACGGCGGAGAGCTCGTCGTGGAGGACACCTACGGCAGCCACGCCGTGAAGCTGCCGGCGGGAGACCTCATCATCTATCCGGCCACGAGCCTGCACCATGTCACCCCCGTGACCCGCGGAGTGAGGCTCGCCTCGTTCTTCTGGGTGCAGAGCATGGTGCGTGATGTGAGTCAGCGCGCGCTGCTGTTCGACCTCGACACCGCCATCATGCAGCTCAACCAGGAGGTGCCCAGGAGCCCCTCCCTGGTCATGCTGACGGGCGTCTACCACAACCTGCTCCGGCAGTGGGCCGAGCCTTGAGGGTGTCCCCTCTCCCTCTGGGAGAGGGCCAGGGTGAGGGTCTTCACGCCGCACCGTGGTCAACCCGGGCGACGACCCTCACCCCCCGCCCTCTCCCAGAGCTGAGCATTAGCCACATTTGGCCAACCGGGGGAATGGTGCGCCGCATTCCATGACTTATAGAGTCATGAGGAAGGAGATGACGGCAGCAGTAGCTTCGCTGTGGGCGCATGAGGAGTTTGGGCAGGCGCAGC encodes:
- a CDS encoding Fe2+-dependent dioxygenase; the encoded protein is MMLHIPNVLTPEQVARCRQAFDQASWEDGRVTAGHQSAQVKQNLQLPENSPQARELGDMVLAGLERSPLFISAVLPQRVFPPLFNRYDSSMSFGSHVDNAIRPIPGTPLRIRTDVSATLFLSDPDSYDGGELVVEDTYGSHAVKLPAGDLIIYPATSLHHVTPVTRGVRLASFFWVQSMVRDVSQRALLFDLDTAIMQLNQEVPRSPSLVMLTGVYHNLLRQWAEP